The proteins below are encoded in one region of Oncorhynchus nerka isolate Pitt River linkage group LG15, Oner_Uvic_2.0, whole genome shotgun sequence:
- the LOC135559810 gene encoding zinc finger protein 239-like — translation LYTNAYTQEKPYSCDQCGKSFARDFTLTTHQRTHRGDKPYSCGQCGKSFARDSTLTTHQRIHTGEKPYSCDQCGKSFNHSGSLIIHQRIHTGEKPYSCDQCGKSFNHSGSLTEHQRIHTGEKPYSCDRCGKSFNHSGSLTTHKRIHTGEKPYSCHQCGKSFNQSGDLTTHQRLHTGEKPYSCDQCGKSFNQSGHLNTHQRIHTGEKPYSCDQCGKSFIQSVELTRHQRIHTGEKSYSCLCGKWFAHSVSLIKHQKAQTCFLSSPSSPAPVPDP, via the coding sequence CTTtacaccaacgcatacacacaggagaagccttatagctgtgatcagtgtgggaagagctttgctCGAGATTTCACTCTGACTACACACCAGCGAACACACAGAGGAGAtaagccttatagctgtggtcagtgtgggaagagctttgctCGAGATTCCACCCTGACGACACACCAACGcatccacacaggagagaagccttatagctgtgaccagtgtgggaagagcttcaatcaTTCAGGATCCCTGATTAtacaccaacgcatacacacaggagagaagccttatagctgtgatcagtgtgggaaaagCTTTAATCATTCAGGATCCCTGACTGaacaccaacgcatacacacaggagagaagccttatagctgtgatcggtgtgggaagagcttcaatcaTTCAGGATCGCTGACTACACAcaaacgcatacacacaggagagaagccttatagctgtcatcagtgtgggaagagcttcaatcaATCCGGAGACCTGACTACACACCAACGcctacacacaggagagaagccatatagctgtgatcagtgtgggaagagcttcaatcaGTCAGGACACCTGAACacacaccaacgcatacacacaggagagaagccttatagctgtgatcagtgtgggaagagcttcattCAATCAGTAGAGCTGACTAGACACCAGcgaatacacactggagagaaatctTACTCCTGTCTTTGTGGAAAGTGGTTTGCTCATTCAGTGTCACTGATAAAACACCAGAAAGCTCAAACATGTTTtctttcatctccctcctctccggcACCGGTTCCAGATCCCTAA